GTTTTTCCCGGCCGATATTAATCTGCGCCAGAACTGAGAGTTGCTGATCATTGCCGGTGAGATGTTTCTCCAGCATATTGGCAAGTTTGACTCGGTCGATGGTTTCAATCATCTGAAAAATATCAGCCGCAATTTTTGCCTTATTGGACTGGAGCTGGCCGATATAATGCCAGGAGATATCCAGATCATCCAGTGCATTGATTTTCCCCTGAGCTTCCTGAATAAAATTTTCTCCGAATACTCTCTGTCCCGCAACAACTGCTTCGCGGATGAGTTGGGTTGACTGCCTCTTGCTCACCGCAACAAGCTTGATATTTTCAGTCGATCGCCCGGCCCGATTTGCGGCACGCGCAATCCGTTCCCGCACCCTATGAAGATTTTCTTTTATGGAAGACGGCATATTCATAATTTACTTCAACCGGAAAAGATTTTCTGCATTCTGCGTGGTTCTTGTTGCAACCTCGTCAACCGAAATATTTCTTAATTGCGCGATAAATGCCGCAGTGTAGAGGACAAAAAGCGGCTCATTCCTTTTCCCTCTCTTTGGAACCGGGGAAAGATACGGGCCGTCGGTTTCGACAATAAGGTTGTCAAGGGAGACCTCACATGCCACCTGGCGGGTGATATCAGCATTATTATAGGTGACAATCCCCGGCAATGAAATCATAAAATCAAATCGCTCCATTTCCCTGGCAAGAGCAACATCCCCTGAAAAGCAGTGCATCACCCCGCGGGCCGGAAACGGCGCTTCTTCTTTCAATATTGCAAGGATGTCTTCATGGGCTTCGCGGTCGTGAATTATCAGCGGCAGATCAAGCTCCTTTGCCAGGCGCAGCTGTTTCCTGAAATGTTCTTTCTGAAGCGCAACCGGCGCATATTGTTTCACCAGATCCATACCGACCTCTCCATAGGCAACCACTTTTGGCAGGGAAGCTATTTCAAAAATCTGTTGATAGTCCTCTTCCGTCACACCGTGCACATTATGAGGATGAATGCCCACGGTTGCCCATACTGACTCATAGCGCCCGGCAATCTCAGCCGCAGCCCGTGAACTGGCGACATCAATGCCGACGGTGATAATTTTTGAAACACCAGCTGAAAACGCCCGATCCACAACCAGATCAAGATCCTCCAGGTAATCCGCCATATCCAGATGACAATGGGTATCGATCACTGAATTGCCTGCTGCAAGAATCGGCAACGGTACGTGTTTTTTCTTTTTCGCCACGATTACTCCCTAGAGAAACAGACAACGGTATGTCGATCATTCTGCGAACCCAAAGCTGGCTAAGCTTTTACGCCGCGATAAAGAGACTTTTTACAACCCCATCCGCTTGAACCTTTCGGCGACACACTAACAAATTATGTTTTCCCCTGCAATGACGCATGTTCCATGCGGTAAATGATTTGACAAACTCTCATCCGACCGACTATCTTTTGTCTCGTCATCTTAAACAGGAAAACAACTAATCATTTCATTCAGAAATAATAACCGTGAGCAAAACCGCTTTAGAAGCCATATACACTCGACGCAGCATCAGAGAATATACCGATACCGATGTCGCCCTGGATCAGCTCAGAGAAATCATCAAAGCCGGAAGCTGGGCACCCTCCGGGCTGAACAATCAGCCCTGGCGATTTGTAATTATCCGTGACCACGAAACCAGAAAACAATTAGCCGAACAGACCCATTACAGCCGGATAATTCTTGCCGCTCCGGCGCTCATTGCCGTATATCTGGACAAAGAAGCCATGTATGATGAAGTAAAGGATCATCAGGCCGCAGGTGCCTGCATTCAGAATATGCTGCTTGCGGTGGAGGCCCTTAACCTTGGTGCGGTCTGGCTCGGACAGATATTAAAAAACAAAGACCAGGTAAATAAAATTTTAGAGCTCAGTGATACCCTCGATCTGATGGCGGTTGTTGCCATAGGACATCCGGGACATCGGGACCAGAAAACAAAGAGAAAAGATCTCGACCAACTCATACTTAAAGTAATTTAGACCTTTATCCGAAACATATGCTCAAGAACAAAAATCCTGCGACTCAGGGATAAGAACCTTTGCTTGACACTGACCAATTTATGAAATACTAATTCCGGCTTCGCCGGTTCAGGAGGATGCGAATGGAATCTGCAACTATCTTCAATAAAAAAGTGGTGTTCATCTTCGTTGTTCTGTTTTTTTCACAATTTCTCATGAGTGGTTGTGCGGAATTGGATTTCAGCGGCCCCAATGAAAAATCCCAGCCGGAAAAAACCGCAGAAAAACCTGTTGCCGGAACCGAGCCGTATTATCCATCGGAGTTCAAAGATCTTTTGATTCCAGGTGAGCTTGAATGGAACCGCGAGAACAGTATCGTCATCCAGACCTCAACCTATTCAGGCGGCATCCTTAATTTCACCGGCCGCGTCGAAATCAATTCGCTTACTGATTTCTTCATCAATACCATGAAGAAAACCGGCTGGGAAATGACCGGCTCGATCAAAGCAAAGGATGTGATGCTGGCATTCATCAAACCGGACAACACCTGTATTATCAGGATAATTGACAGCGGCTACGGCAGAAAAACCAGCGTCTATGCCTATATCACCAAGGTTAAATAAAGTACTGAGTGAGGGGTGAGGGGTGAGGAGTGATTCTCCTTAATTCCAACTATTGTCTTTTTTTACTTAGCACTCAGCACTTAGAACTCAGCACTCAGCACTTAGCACTTAGAGTAAAACCATGTTATTGACCGACAAAAAAATACTCCTGGGAATAACCGGAAGCATCGCTGCCTATAAGGCCTGCGACCTGCTCAGGAACCTGCGAAGAGAAGGGGCGATTGTCACGGTGGTAATGACCGACTCAGCGACAAAATTCGTAAGCCCTCTGACCTTTGCCGCCCTTTCCGGAAACGCGGTGCACACCCGGATGTTCGATGAATCGTCTCCGGAAAAAATCCCCCATATCAACCTGGCCAGAAACAACGATCTGATTCTGGTGGCGCCCGCCACCGCTCAAACCATTGCCCGGCTTGCAAACGGTATGGCTGATGATCTTCTTTCAACCGTGATCCTTGCGGCTGACAGCAAGGTCCTTGTCTGTCCGGCAATGAATACAAAAATGTACATGCATCCGGCAACCCGAAAAAATATCAAACGACTTAAAAAATTCGGCTATCATGTCCTTGAACCTGATTCCGGATCCATGGCCTGCGGCGAAGAAGGTCCGGGACGAATGCCAGAATGGCCGATGATTCGACACGCCGTCTTTTCAGCGCTCATACCACAGGACCTTCACAGCCAAAAGGTGCTGGTTACTGCGGGTCCGACCCAGGAAGCATTTGATCCCGCACGATTTATCAGCAACCGATCTTCCGGGAAAATGGGCTACGCCATGGCACAGTCCGCGGCAATGCGCGGCGCTGAAGTAACTCTTATCAGCGGCCCCTCTTCTCTGCCCCATCCTCCGGGTGTGACTGTGGTTTCCGTGACAACTGCCTATGAAATGTATACCGCGGTGATGGAGAGGGTAGAAAAGGCAACGGTGATCGTCAAAGCAGCGGCAGTCTCCGACTTCAGTCCCAAGGAATTATCACCAACAAAAATTAAAAAAACCAAGCATACCCTGAGCATTGAACTCAATGAGAATAAAGACATCTTATTTGAGTTGGGCAAATTAAAAGAAAAGAAAAAAACATTTCCGCTGCTTATCGGCTTTGCCGCTGAAAGCAACAATCACCTGACCCACGGCAAAATGAAACTTGACAGGAAAAACCTCGATTATATCGTAATTAATGACATTACGGCAAAAGACAGCGGTTTTGCTGTGGACACCAACAAGGTGACTCTCATGGATGCCCATGGCACAAAAGAAAATTATCCTCTTCTTTCCAAGGAAGAAACGGCGCACAGAATCTGGGACAGGATAGCTGCGGATTGCTTTACCGATTCATAACCTGCTTGCGCTGCCCTTTAAATCAATCATCTCTAATTACAAATTACTTCAATGAACACCTATCCAATAAATCATCTTTCAAAAAAAATATGGTCGCTCCTTCCCTGGCTCACCCTTCTTGTCCTCATCCTCTTGATCCTGATTTTCATGGCAAGCATCGGCAAGAAAAAACAGGCCATCGAGGACGAGCAGAAGAAATCCATGGCAGCGGTTATAATCCCTGTCAACATAGTTGCGCAACGTCTTACGCAATCAGTTATGTCAGACAGTCTTGATCTGCCGGCGATTACCAAACCATGGGAAGACCTTACGGTGATTGCCGAGGTCGGCGGCACAATTATCTCCATGGAAGTTGTCGAAGGTGATACTGTTGTAAAAGGACAATTGCTTGCAAGTATTGATAATCGTGACTATGAAAATAGCCTGAAATCTCTTGAGGCCCGGCAAAAACTTGCCGCCACCACCTATTCCCGTCTTGAGAAACTTTCCGGCAAATCTGCAGTTTCTCAGTCACAGTTCGATGAAGCGCAGGCGACATTAGCAGAACTCAATGCTGCAGTTGCAACAGCAAAACTGAATCTCGAGCGATGCTTTATTCGCGCCCCCATTGCCGGAGTTGTTAACGCTTTACCCGCCAAAACCGGCATGTTCCTTTCGCAGAATGACCCTGTGGCGCAAATTCTCGACATAAATCGCCTCAAGGTTGATGTAGCTATTCCTGAATCAGCAGTTTCTTCAGTCAGACAAATAAAGGAAAGCATCATCCGGTTTGCAGCCCTTGATGGTCTTGAAGTTACCGGAACAAATATCTTCCTGTCCAGCCAGCCGGACTCTTATGCAATGGTTTATACCTTCCGCCTTGCCATTGATAATTATGATCATACAATTTTACCGGGGATGTTTGCCCGGGTGCGTATTGATAAATCAGTAGTAAATGACGCCCTTGGCATACCCCTTTACGCGGTTATCTCCAAAGAAGGCGAACAATTTATCTATGTGATCGAAGATGGTGTGGCCCGCAAACGACCAATAACCACTGGTTTTCTCGAGGGCTGGAAGGTGCAGATTGTCAAAGGCCTCAAATCCGGTGAGCTGGTGGCCATTGTCGGACACCGAAGCCTTGAAGACGGCCAAGCCGTCAATATAGTTAAAACCGTAGACAACCCGGATCCGGGTACAATCTGAGATAAGCTCTACCCCTGGAGAACATGCAGTGATCGTCAGTGATACCTCCATACGAAAACGCGTCGGCGTTGTTGTACTTGCCATTCTCATTGTGGCTATCGGTCTTTATTGCTACCGCGTCCTGCCAAGGGAAAACGAACCCGATATCACCATTCCCTATGTCTTTATTAACACCACCTATCGTGGTGTTTCCCCGCCAGACATGGAGACCTCGGTCACCATTCCCATTGAAAAAAAACTCACCGGCCTCGAAAACGTCAAAAAGATCCAATCGATATCCTCTGAAGGGGTCAGTTCAATCATTATCGAATTCACCACCGGCACCGACATTGACGATGTACTGCAAAAGGTCAAAGATAAAGTCGACGAGGCCAATCCCGACCTGCCAACCGACCTTGAAGAAGACCCAAGCGTCTTTGAAGTGAATATCTCGGAGATGCCCATCGCGGTCTACTCTCTTACCGGTTCCATTGAATCAAGCAGACTCAAGGAAATTGCCGATGACCTGTCTGATGAGATAGAGACCATTCCCGGAGTATTGGGTGTCGATGTAACAGGCGGCCTGGAACGTGAGATCCGTGTGGAATTCCTGCCGGAAAAACTCACCTACTTCAGTCTCTCCCCTCAACAACTGGAAAACACCCTGCGCCAGGAAAACCAGAATGTCTCCGGCGGTTTCATGCGCATGGCTGACGGCCGCTTCATGCTGCAGACCCCCGGCGAGCTCAAGACCCCGCAGGATTTCCTGCAGCTCGTGGTGGGCAATCATAACGGCCAGCCGATTTATTTAACTGATGTCGCCCTGGTCTATGACGGCTTTAAGGAAGAATCAAGCCGCTCACGCTTAAACGGCCAGCCTGCGGTGAACATCATGGTCAAAAAGCGGGCCGGTGAAAACATCATTGCCATCGCTGATCAAGTGGAAGCGCTGCTGGAAGAAATTGCGCCCACATGGCCGGTGGGCACCCGTGTGACCAAACTCATGGACAAGGCCAAGGATATCCGCAATATGAACGCCGACCTTGAGAACAATCTTATCTCAGGGCTGATCCTGGTCATTCTTGTACTGCCGTTTGCCCTGGGTTTCCGCAATGCAATTCTGGTGGGTCTGGCCATTCCATTTTCCATGTTCCTGAGCTTCATTGTTCTCTATGCCCTTGGTATCACCCTGAACCTCGTAGTTCTCTTCAGTCTCACCCTGGCACTGGGAATGCTGGTGGATAATGCCATTGTGATTATCGAAAACATCTACCGCTTCACTTCTCAGGGTGTGCCACGGGTTCAGGCCGCCATGCGGGCAACCAGCGAAGTTGCCTACCCGGTGATCGGCTCAACCCTCACCACCATCGCCGCCTTTTTCCCAATGCTCTTCTGGCCAGGAATCATGGGTGAATTCATGAGCTACCTGCCGCTGACCCTGATCATCACCCTCTCTTCCAGCCTCTTTGTGGCCCTGGTGATCAATCCGGCCCTGGCGTCCATGCTTCTTAAGGTGGACAAGAGCCGCTTCGTTGATCCTGAAAACGGCCACCAAACCATGGAACAACTCATGGAAAAACCTGTGGTTACCTCAGGTTTTATCCTTTCCCGGTACAAAAAGTTCCTGGAGGGGGTTCTTAACAATCGAATCGCCGTACTGCTCATATCTTTCGCCTTGCTTATCATCATTTTCCAGGTCTGGCTTCTGCGAGTGGGCCTTGAAAAACCGGTGGAATTTTTTCCTGATATAGATCCGGCATCCATGTATGTCAACATTGATATGCCGGAAGGAGCTGATCTGGAACTTGCCGACCGCATAAGCAAACAGATCGAAATGGCGATTGCCGGAGTCAAGACAGGCAATAATGAATATATAAATACCGACCAATACGATGAGACCCTCAGTCCCAAGGAGCATCAGACAGCCAGCGGCAAAAAATACAGCTCCTTGAGCGATCTGCCTAATGTGGAACACCTCTATTCCAAGGCCGTATCCGTCAGCGGTGGTGCCGATATGTTTTCCGTTAATACCCCCACCCATATCGGAGTACAGTTTCTTGATTTTAAGAATCGGTCAACCCCCTCAAGAGAAACCCTTGCAGAGATTCGTCAACGGGTCAAATACATTCCCGGCGGCAAGATCACGGTGACCAAGGCTGATGAGGGTCCACCCACAGGCCCACCCATCAATATCGAAATAACCGGCGATGATTTTACTGTACTGGGCCGTATAGCCCGTGAGATCAGGAATATCGCAGCCAAGAATCCCTTTGTTGAAGATATCCGTGATGATTATCAGTCCGGCACACCTACCATCCGGTTGCGCATTGACCGCCAGAAGGCCGCTTTGCTGGGGCTTTCATCTTCAGCCATTGGTCAGGCCCTTAAAAACGCCTATAATGGCCTTGAAGTTTCCACCTACCGGGAAAAGGATAAAGAATACGATATCACTATCCAGATACCGGAAAGCTATCGGCGCAATACCGAGATGCTGGAAAACCTGATCATCGCCTCGCCCACAGGTGCACTGATTCCCCTTTCCACCCTGGCCAAATTTGAATATACCGGCAGCCTGGGCCGGATCGTACGCATCAATAACGAACGGGTGGTTACCGTCACAGCCAATGTGGATGAGATGAAGATCCCGGGTCCTGTGGCACGTGCCCAGGTCGAGAAATATATAAATGAACTCGAACTGCCCCCCGGCTATCGGGTGACCTTTACCGGAGAACAGGAAGCCCAGCAGGAATCAGAGGATTTTCTCAAAAAGGCT
The genomic region above belongs to Pseudomonadota bacterium and contains:
- a CDS encoding YggS family pyridoxal phosphate-dependent enzyme, which translates into the protein MPSSIKENLHRVRERIARAANRAGRSTENIKLVAVSKRQSTQLIREAVVAGQRVFGENFIQEAQGKINALDDLDISWHYIGQLQSNKAKIAADIFQMIETIDRVKLANMLEKHLTGNDQQLSVLAQINIGREKQKGGVLPENAEEFLEELQQYSHVRVRGLMTMPPFISDPEKLRPYFREMRQLAEQFAARGLFSDQGQVELSMGMSGDFEVAIEEGATLVRVGTAIFGAR
- a CDS encoding TatD family hydrolase — encoded protein: MADYLEDLDLVVDRAFSAGVSKIITVGIDVASSRAAAEIAGRYESVWATVGIHPHNVHGVTEEDYQQIFEIASLPKVVAYGEVGMDLVKQYAPVALQKEHFRKQLRLAKELDLPLIIHDREAHEDILAILKEEAPFPARGVMHCFSGDVALAREMERFDFMISLPGIVTYNNADITRQVACEVSLDNLIVETDGPYLSPVPKRGKRNEPLFVLYTAAFIAQLRNISVDEVATRTTQNAENLFRLK
- a CDS encoding nitroreductase family protein encodes the protein MSKTALEAIYTRRSIREYTDTDVALDQLREIIKAGSWAPSGLNNQPWRFVIIRDHETRKQLAEQTHYSRIILAAPALIAVYLDKEAMYDEVKDHQAAGACIQNMLLAVEALNLGAVWLGQILKNKDQVNKILELSDTLDLMAVVAIGHPGHRDQKTKRKDLDQLILKVI
- the coaBC gene encoding bifunctional phosphopantothenoylcysteine decarboxylase/phosphopantothenate--cysteine ligase CoaBC translates to MLLTDKKILLGITGSIAAYKACDLLRNLRREGAIVTVVMTDSATKFVSPLTFAALSGNAVHTRMFDESSPEKIPHINLARNNDLILVAPATAQTIARLANGMADDLLSTVILAADSKVLVCPAMNTKMYMHPATRKNIKRLKKFGYHVLEPDSGSMACGEEGPGRMPEWPMIRHAVFSALIPQDLHSQKVLVTAGPTQEAFDPARFISNRSSGKMGYAMAQSAAMRGAEVTLISGPSSLPHPPGVTVVSVTTAYEMYTAVMERVEKATVIVKAAAVSDFSPKELSPTKIKKTKHTLSIELNENKDILFELGKLKEKKKTFPLLIGFAAESNNHLTHGKMKLDRKNLDYIVINDITAKDSGFAVDTNKVTLMDAHGTKENYPLLSKEETAHRIWDRIAADCFTDS
- a CDS encoding efflux RND transporter periplasmic adaptor subunit, encoding MNTYPINHLSKKIWSLLPWLTLLVLILLILIFMASIGKKKQAIEDEQKKSMAAVIIPVNIVAQRLTQSVMSDSLDLPAITKPWEDLTVIAEVGGTIISMEVVEGDTVVKGQLLASIDNRDYENSLKSLEARQKLAATTYSRLEKLSGKSAVSQSQFDEAQATLAELNAAVATAKLNLERCFIRAPIAGVVNALPAKTGMFLSQNDPVAQILDINRLKVDVAIPESAVSSVRQIKESIIRFAALDGLEVTGTNIFLSSQPDSYAMVYTFRLAIDNYDHTILPGMFARVRIDKSVVNDALGIPLYAVISKEGEQFIYVIEDGVARKRPITTGFLEGWKVQIVKGLKSGELVAIVGHRSLEDGQAVNIVKTVDNPDPGTI
- a CDS encoding efflux RND transporter permease subunit, with the translated sequence MIVSDTSIRKRVGVVVLAILIVAIGLYCYRVLPRENEPDITIPYVFINTTYRGVSPPDMETSVTIPIEKKLTGLENVKKIQSISSEGVSSIIIEFTTGTDIDDVLQKVKDKVDEANPDLPTDLEEDPSVFEVNISEMPIAVYSLTGSIESSRLKEIADDLSDEIETIPGVLGVDVTGGLEREIRVEFLPEKLTYFSLSPQQLENTLRQENQNVSGGFMRMADGRFMLQTPGELKTPQDFLQLVVGNHNGQPIYLTDVALVYDGFKEESSRSRLNGQPAVNIMVKKRAGENIIAIADQVEALLEEIAPTWPVGTRVTKLMDKAKDIRNMNADLENNLISGLILVILVLPFALGFRNAILVGLAIPFSMFLSFIVLYALGITLNLVVLFSLTLALGMLVDNAIVIIENIYRFTSQGVPRVQAAMRATSEVAYPVIGSTLTTIAAFFPMLFWPGIMGEFMSYLPLTLIITLSSSLFVALVINPALASMLLKVDKSRFVDPENGHQTMEQLMEKPVVTSGFILSRYKKFLEGVLNNRIAVLLISFALLIIIFQVWLLRVGLEKPVEFFPDIDPASMYVNIDMPEGADLELADRISKQIEMAIAGVKTGNNEYINTDQYDETLSPKEHQTASGKKYSSLSDLPNVEHLYSKAVSVSGGADMFSVNTPTHIGVQFLDFKNRSTPSRETLAEIRQRVKYIPGGKITVTKADEGPPTGPPINIEITGDDFTVLGRIAREIRNIAAKNPFVEDIRDDYQSGTPTIRLRIDRQKAALLGLSSSAIGQALKNAYNGLEVSTYREKDKEYDITIQIPESYRRNTEMLENLIIASPTGALIPLSTLAKFEYTGSLGRIVRINNERVVTVTANVDEMKIPGPVARAQVEKYINELELPPGYRVTFTGEQEAQQESEDFLKKAFLVAIFLVSLVLITQFNSIGLPMIIVSSVILSLGGAFLGLTIHKASFGIIMTGVGVISLAGVVVNNGIVLIDYINQLRSRGYDCRQSIINGACTRLRPVLLTAITTILGLIPMVTGVSYDFHTMEIAWASESSQWWKSMAIAVIYGLMMATLLTLVIVPILYSMLDSLQRGTALFRQGAHTAYWKVYERLFN